The genomic DNA TCCTGCCTTCTCAGACGATGGACCACGTCGTCAGCTTCGACATCTGAATTCGGCCATCATTTGCGGCGGCCGGATTCCGGCTGCCGTGTCAAATACCGGTCGTCCCTATTTATCCTGCCGGCTTGCCTTTACATCGCCATTGTCGGCATGTCAGAAGCGCGTCCCAACGAACAAGGCCGACATTTCGGAGAAGACTTTGAAACCCGACGAGATCAGAAAGCTGGACGCCTATTTCAAACGCGTCTTCCAGAATCCCAAGCTGCAGGTGAAGGCGCGTCCGCGCAAGGAAGACTCGGCCGAAGTCTATGTCGGCGACGAATTCCTCGGCATCGTCTTCAAGGACGAGGACGACGGCGACTACAATTTCTCGATGGCGATCCTCGATATCGATCTGGCCTGAGCCGACATTTTTTTCGACCGGGCAGGAAGAGGCCCGGTCGGACTAGCCCCAGGGCAAACGGTCGAAC from Mesorhizobium sp. M1E.F.Ca.ET.045.02.1.1 includes the following:
- a CDS encoding DUF3126 family protein, which translates into the protein MKPDEIRKLDAYFKRVFQNPKLQVKARPRKEDSAEVYVGDEFLGIVFKDEDDGDYNFSMAILDIDLA